tcTTTACTTCGTGCCCTTGAAAAGTTGCCTGTAAATCTTCATGCTTTACAGACATGTAACGTTGGGAAGTCTGTTAATCATTTGCGTAGCCATAAAAATTCTGAAATTCAGAACAAAGCAAGAAGTTTAGTTAGCACATGGAAGAGACGTGTAGAAGCTGAAATGAATATTATTGAAACGAAGTCTGGTACAAGCCGAGGAGGTTCTTGGTCAAACAAGTCAACGACTGAAGTTTCTCCTCTGGGTAGTAGACGTGCTGTCAGTAACTCTGATGTAGGTCCCACACTGAAATCCCAACAATTAAAGCATAATAACTCCAGTGAAGCTGTCACCAAGTCACCAACGTCTCCTGTCTCCACAAAACTGTCTCCATCATCAGCAACTAAAGAAGGAAGGAGTTGCAGCTCCAGTCAGTCGCCAAATAACAGTCAATCTTTTTCTAGTGAGCATGTGAAGACCGGTACGTCTAGtgtatgtaaaatatataatagtTCATCTCACAGTAAGAATTCAAGTAATGGTTTCCATGCATCTACTAACACAGGAGCTCAGAAGGAAGTTGGAAAAAGTGGTTCTACTAGGCAAACGTCTGAGAGAACATCCGATGTATCCCATTTGGATAATGGAAATAGCCCGAGACTTATTGTGAGGTTGCCAAACAGTGTCCGAAGTCCCACACGAAACGTAAATGTGGAATCTTTTGAAGACTCGTCTACTATATCTGGTAAGGGTTATCTTCCAGTACCACCCGAGAAGCCAACTCATGTGAAAAGTGAATCCTTGCAAGCAAATAGTGTACCAAAAGATGGATTGGTTAGCCATAATGAACAACCTGTTAACAATGATGGTCATGAAGAGAGAACGAATGAAGCATCCTTTGGTAGTGGTTCATCATCAGGCGTTATTCCTGAACCAGGGAAGCTTTACGAGGCTTCTTATAGCTCTATAAATGCATTGGTAGAAAGCTGTGTTAAATTTTCTGAAGCTAGTGTGTCACCACCCGTGGTTGATGATGTCGGAATGAATCTTCTTGCTAGCGTGGCGGCTGGGGAAATGTCTAGATCTGATGAAGATGATGTCAGTGTGGCAAATGGTCAATCCGTTGACTCATTGTCAACGAAAGGTGAATCCCAGCAGCCGGTTTCGCGAGTAGGGACCCGCGTTTCTGGTGACAGTAGCTGTGAGTTGAAAACTGATGAGGACAATACACTGTCGAATTTGCCAACTGCAGACAATGATAATGTTATGGCACTTGAGGTAGAGCCTTCTTGTTTGATGGAAGACACGAGTTGTTGTAAAGAGACCAAAAACATTGTGGTTCAGTCAGATGCAGATGGTATAAGGGCAAAGGTGGAGACACATAATAATGACGATTCAGCTTCTTGGTCATCTTCTGACATGCGTCAGGATGAGAAGAGATTGGTGCTCAAACGCTCAAGCAGCAACAACTTGGCTACAAATTCTCACTGTAATGCTGATATTGCTCCAAAGTCTGAAGACGCTAACAATAATGAACATTTCGAGGTGAATATAGAAAAATACGACAAAGCCCCTGCTTCTGCAACTCAAGAACTAAGATCAACTAAAAAGTCTACAGATATGGCAGATGTCAATGGTGTAGAAATGGCAGTAAAGTTAGACTTTGATTTGAATGATGAAGTTCTTCCTAGTGATGATGGTATTCAAGGAGAGGTCGATAGGTCTTCTATTCCCTCTCCAAGCCCCTTTTCGTCTTCTAATTCACCTGTTACAGAGAATCGGTCTACTTTAATAACTGTAGCTGCTGCTGCCAAAGGACCATTTTACCCTTCAGAAAATCTCTTGAGAGGCAAGGCGGAGCTTGGTTGGAAGGGATCTGCTGCCACCAGTGCATTTCGTCCTGCAGAACCACGGAAACCAGATTTTCCAGTTCCTGATAACCGTACCAGTAAACCGGCTCGTCCTCTTCTAGACTTTGACCTAAATGTTGGAGTTGATGATGATTCTAGCCAAAACGTTACCCCATCAACATGTCTTGACCCTGTGAACCGCCCGTTTAGCGGTGGTAGACTGGATCTTGATCTAAATGCATGTGAAGATAGTGCTGATGTCAGCGGTAGACCTTCTATGTCACTTTTATCTGGAAGGCCAAATTCTTCTAGGGACTTCGACCTGAACAATGGACCTGGTGCAGAAGATGTAGGTGGTGAATCAGTATCAGTATCCTTCTCGAAAAATAGTAGACAGTTCATGTCTAGTGGTCCTAATGTcagaatgaataataataatatggatattGGGAACTTTTCAACTTGGTTTTCACCAAATAATACTTACCCAGCAATTACAATTCCGTCAGTTCTACCTGGTAGAGGGGAACAGAGTTACACGTCACAAAGAATTTTGACTCCAGTGACTGCCAGTACATCACATAATCCTGCGGTTGCATTCCAGCCTACTGTACCGTTTCAACATTCCGCGTTCCCATTCGAGACCAATTTTCCAATGCCTTCTGTTTCAAATGTGTATTCTTCGGTTTCAACTGGTTATGTGGATACTTCATCATCTGGCAGGCCTGTTTGTTTCTCTACTATACCCCCACAGCCGCAGCTGGTGGGACCTAACGGTGTGGTGTCAATGCCTTATAGGCCCTACTTTATGAGTCTTCCTGGTGGTTCTAACCTTGGAGCGGATGGTAGAAAGTGGGCTAGTAACGGTTTAGATCTAAATGCAGGTCTCGGCGGTGGTGGTGGCACAGATGATAAGTTGTCTTCCGTATCGAGACAGATTCCTCTTGTTGGGTCTCAAGCCATGGCTGATGAGCAGCTAAAGATGCTTCAACAAATGGCCGCAGGTTCAAAGAGGAAAGATCCTGATAGCGGGTGGGATGGAGATAGGCTTAGTTACAAACATCCGTCATGGCAATAGGGAACGGTGGTCTTGTGATGCCTGGTGAGTCTTCTTTTTTAATCACATTATTGTTGATGCACTGTAAACTAGAAGTGGCAATGTCGACTCGTTTACTTATGATTGGGTCGATGCAGGTTGTATTGACCATCTCTAATCCATAAAAACTTTTTAATCATGTAATGTAGAACATGATCGTATATTTAATTTGATCATATTTAATACACAAGTTATTTGTTATAAACTAAAAGTCATGGACAAAGTGTTTCATTTCAACCTGACCTCTCTCGTGCCAAATATAACCTGTTTGACCCGAGTCTAGTAGACCTGTTACACAACAGACCGACATGCACTTTTGTCAGCGTTTTGCTTTTCTTATGCTTAGTGAGATGTATTCAAATTCTTGAGTCTTTGTTCATAGACTAACTATGACTTCTGCAGGTAATCCGTCGGGGACCTCTCTCAGTGGATAACTCACTGATCTGCATGTTGCGTGTGCAGGTTTCCCGAAAAAGTGCCACCGTCTTGTTTAGACACCTTTATGCTTGCGTTGCAGCGTTGCTTTGTTGCTTGAAATGGTTTGAACGGAGTGGCCCGTGTCGATGTATTCCATGTTACAAAGCATTTGCCCCCACCCGTAACACAACCAATGAGTTGGTCAACAGATATATGTAGAGTACCAGTTCTTCtgggtttagtttgtaaaatttttATTCCCTTTTCTGTTGTTTCATGTAAAGTCATATTCACCAAGAGTTGGCCAAATCCCTGCCCCAGGTATGAACGTTTTAGCATCGGCAGTCCTATTGAACCTGGCTTTGCTTTGGGTACATCCTCACATAGtcacattgttgttgttgttgtttgcttGGGTATACGCCTATACTTACAAAGCATCAACAGATAATTACGATTAGGGGGTTCATTTATAATGGTCGGACCTAAATGGAAGGAATTTTTAATAGCTAGATAAGGGTTAGTGAATCTAATGATCTGATGCTTTATTTTTTTGTGTGGCATGCCTTCTCAGGTTCAAACGTAAATTTGTTTGATCTGATTGACTGATTGTTGTGGACTTGTGGCCTTATATATTCGTATCTTATATGATTTGTATCATAGTATTTCTCACAGTTGTCAGTATGCATGGTATCTGAAAAGTTTCGTTAAGCCAAGCCGCCAATGTGCTTTATCGTCGTTTGATTCAGTTATGATCACTTCGAACTTTTTGCTAATGTAACTAAAATATCTACCAACACCCAACTGTTTACCTCGTGTTTTTCAATTTGCAACTTCCAATCATTGTTTCTCATTATTCAATTCATTTCTTAAACCATTTATTAGGAAGTTTTGGATCAATCAACTTGAAGTAGTTGCATCAAAGTTTCCAACTCGAGTTGTGGAGTTCTACCGTGTCCAAGATATGCCCACACACTAGCAAAATCTCCAAACAAACATCCTCCTGAGTTGGCCATTTCCGATTTGGGATCTTTGATTTTTAGGTGGAGTGAACGGTTTGGGGAAAATGATGCAACCTTGGAGCAGTGAACGATCTGGGGTTTTTTAACCCTAGCTTTGGGATGAATGGCTAATAAATACATTTGGATATCCATGTCATTCCACGAATACAGTAACAAGTAAATACACATCAGAAAAAAATACAAAAAAGCCAATGTAAAATTTTACTTTGCTTTTATTAACCTGAAGAGtatctaactttttttttttttctttctttcaaaaCTAACTAATTGACTACTCGCTAGCTATGAAGGAGAATATCTTTGTAGTTTTATGGAATCGAACCCTTAACCTCCAGTCTTAACCTCCGGTTAGGGTATTACCATATCACCACCACTCACATGGTTATGTAAATTTTTACTTGGATTGCAACATTTTAGGCAAATTAATTTATTAAAAATTTCTAATGACAACCTTAAGGCTTTGTTTCCAAGTTTAATTTTAGAGAGAAGAGAAATGAAGTGAAAAGAAAGTTTAAAGATTTGGTGTTTCTGAGTTTTAGTTTGGAGAGAAAGGGAAGGAATTGAAGAGATTATTCAGTGTAATTTTCCTTCAAAGTGTTTCTTCTCAAATTGGAAGGATTTACTTCATTCCCTTTCATTTCACTTCTCTTCTTTCCAAAAAAATCTCTGGAACAGAGCTAAGGGTTGTCTTTAAGAAATTAGAACATGGTTAATTTATTTGTACACTAAAATTAACCACCCATCTCATGAAAACTTATAATTTATTATACGCAGTTAGTTAAAGTGATATTCACTTAACTAAAAAGATCTTTTCTTTTACCTTAAGTTTCTTAGTCTTTTTTCCTATTAAATCGCACTTGGTTTTCAGATAAACAAAGGTGATTTAGTTAAAAGCTAAAAATCCTAAAGAATTTGCTGCAAAAACACTATGGTGTTAAAACGCACCCACAATTCTCTATTTCCTTGTTTGTTTTTCAGTAAGCAAATCTTATCATGTCTTATGTATGCAATGCGAGTGAcgctatttatttatttttttattattttttttttttttcaaaaagaaATTTTGATTCAACCAACAAAACAATATCAGTGTCATTTGTGACTGCATCGGATTACAACATTCGACCAGAAGCCAGGAGAATACGACATCAAAGACTCGAGGTTACAACATGATTTGTATCACGACATCTAACAATacactaataatattgatgatTCACTTGTTGTGGAGTCGGCAACACGCGCTTCACATCTCATGAAGAATCGCCACTAGCAGGAGCCGTTAGCTAGTGAACCCAATTAATCTTCCTTTTCTTGTACTGTTGTGGGTGACGTTTTTACTGTAGATTGTTTTTTAGGACAAAAGATAAGATAATGTCTTATTCAATCTGTGAACTCACAAACTCGAAAATATGCTTCTAGGTGTTGCAGACGGAAATAAGTTATTttacagacataaaaacaaacgacataaaaacaaacagtcttcattaTTCAATATATAGACTTAGGTCACATCTTCTAGATATAAACAAGTCGTCTTCATTATTCAGCATGCATACACACCTTTAGATCacatagatataaaaataaacAATCTTCATTATTAAGTGTATATACCTTTAGGTCACATCTTCTAGATATAAAAACAAACCGTTTTCATTATTAAGCATACAGACATTTAGGTCACATCTTCTATATAGACATGGTCcgcagatttaaaaaaaaaaaaaaaaaaaacttaaaaacaaACATCACCAATACGCAAGTATTGTAAAAACTTATACCAAcaattctacatgacattctgctCCAAAACGACAACATATCTATTGACAATTTTTCATGATCTATATAATAGACTTATTATCCAAAAACACCGGAAGTGCAGAGTTGGTATCAAAAGTAACGGAGAGTTAGTATCTAAAGTAACGGGTCAAATTAAATCTGTAAGATAATGAAGTCAACACAAACCAGGTCAAGTTGAGCCGAAACGCTTATCACAATCTTTCAAGTCATTCAAATATTAAACCAACACTACTTTTCCCCCTAGACTCATTCATTATAAGTTGCTTTTCTCCTTATTCCTAATTTTCTGATTTTAATAATAACCTACTCAACCGATTATTAAGTAACTGTGTTGAAATTAGATCTTGCATATTCGATTTGCAGGAGGAAGTCACAATCAAGGTTTACCTGGACATAGATGAAAAATTCCGAACATAACATTCCCCCAACGTTGTAAATCTCGGTATGACTAGGCGAATTCTCGTCCTTTGTTCAGAATACTTGGTAACTGTAAATGACATTATCATAAACAGGTCCAACTCAAGTACTTTTAACGTTCACATTTACAAACCCGACTACAAATGGGCAAAAGAATAACTACagatgttttttttttgtttttttttttattttttctattCTGAATAACGATCTTAGCGaaagtaaatgatcaatttacCATTTCATAATGCAATAACCTAATCAAAATGTTATCTCGAGCTTAAGATATCCTAACACACATAAAGAGTTCAGCAGAACAATTATTAACAAGTCAGCTAAAAGCAACTGTCATAAAGATAAACTTATATCAGGTTATTATCATATTATACGGAAACAAATAACCAATGCTATTCTACAACAAGTTTTTTACAACATCAAATTCAAAAAGAATAATGAACATCAAAAAAACATGATCACAAAGAAACATACTGTAACTCAAACCTCAAGATTCAACGCACCCACCAAGCACAAAAGAAAAGAGTTCACGAACAGGCGAGTACTCAACCAATCCAATATCCATCGCATACCCCATTACCGGTAACTTTAAGTCTCTCAAAACTGTAAACGCTTCGGCCATTCGATTCTT
This window of the Rutidosis leptorrhynchoides isolate AG116_Rl617_1_P2 chromosome 7, CSIRO_AGI_Rlap_v1, whole genome shotgun sequence genome carries:
- the LOC139856845 gene encoding uncharacterized protein isoform X3, producing the protein MYGRLEGELWFNRWHMWPVPSSSTPSVAAPQNSFISIDTNSFSKDGRKINVGDCALFKPLNSSLPFVGKIRKLIVEKESSPSLSVNWLYRPADVKLKEGALLEAAPNEIFYSFHEDEIPAASLLHPCKVTFFRKGFELPSGTFSFVCRRVYDIEGECLWWLTDRDYINSYLAQERQEEVNQLLDKTHIDMYGASLTGGRSPKPVNGPNGTAQLKHSSDNLQNSSSSITSNAKSKKREHGIYNLDSVKRECLSKVEDADSGQHRPENTIKTEIARITDKAGLIDTGGVEKLIQLMRPDNAEKKLDLASRTMLVDVISITDRFDCLGTFVQLKGLSVLDEWLQEIHKGKIGNGNGISKGNDKSVEDFLFSLLRALEKLPVNLHALQTCNVGKSVNHLRSHKNSEIQNKARSLVSTWKRRVEAEMNIIETKSGTSRGGSWSNKSTTEVSPLGSRRAVSNSDVGPTLKSQQLKHNNSSEAVTKSPTSPVSTKLSPSSATKEGRSCSSSQSPNNSQSFSSEHVKTGAQKEVGKSGSTRQTSERTSDVSHLDNGNSPRLIVRLPNSVRSPTRNVNVESFEDSSTISGKGYLPVPPEKPTHVKSESLQANSVPKDGLVSHNEQPVNNDGHEERTNEASFGSGSSSGVIPEPGKLYEASYSSINALVESCVKFSEASVSPPVVDDVGMNLLASVAAGEMSRSDEDDVSVANGQSVDSLSTKGESQQPVSRVGTRVSGDSSCELKTDEDNTLSNLPTADNDNVMALEVEPSCLMEDTSCCKETKNIVVQSDADGIRAKVETHNNDDSASWSSSDMRQDEKRLVLKRSSSNNLATNSHCNADIAPKSEDANNNEHFEVNIEKYDKAPASATQELRSTKKSTDMADVNGVEMAVKLDFDLNDEVLPSDDGIQGEVDRSSIPSPSPFSSSNSPVTENRSTLITVAAAAKGPFYPSENLLRGKAELGWKGSAATSAFRPAEPRKPDFPVPDNRTSKPARPLLDFDLNVGVDDDSSQNVTPSTCLDPVNRPFSGGRLDLDLNACEDSADVSGRPSMSLLSGRPNSSRDFDLNNGPGAEDVGGESVSVSFSKNSRQFMSSGPNVRMNNNNMDIGNFSTWFSPNNTYPAITIPSVLPGRGEQSYTSQRILTPVTASTSHNPAVAFQPTVPFQHSAFPFETNFPMPSVSNVYSSVSTGYVDTSSSGRPVCFSTIPPQPQLVGPNGVVSMPYRPYFMSLPGGSNLGADGRKWASNGLDLNAGLGGGGGTDDKLSSVSRQIPLVGSQAMADEQLKMLQQMAAGSKRKDPDSGWDGDRLSYKHPSWQ
- the LOC139856845 gene encoding uncharacterized protein isoform X1, whose translation is MYGRLEGELWFNRWHMWPVPSSSTPSVAAPQNSFISIDTNSFSKDGRKINVGDCALFKPLNSSLPFVGKIRKLIVEKESSPSLSVNWLYRPADVKLKEGALLEAAPNEIFYSFHEDEIPAASLLHPCKVTFFRKGFELPSGTFSFVCRRVYDIEGECLWWLTDRDYINSYLAQERQEEVNQLLDKTHIDMYGASLTGGRSPKPVNGPNGTAQLKHSSDNLQNSSSSITSNAKSKKREHGIYNLDSVKRECLSKVEDADSGQHRPENTIKTEIARITDKAGLIDTGGVEKLIQLMRPDNAEKKLDLASRTMLVDVISITDRFDCLGTFVQLKGLSVLDEWLQEIHKGKIGNGNGISKGNDKSVEDFLFSLLRALEKLPVNLHALQTCNVGKSVNHLRSHKNSEIQNKARSLVSTWKRRVEAEMNIIETKSGTSRGGSWSNKSTTEVSPLGSRRAVSNSDVGPTLKSQQLKHNNSSEAVTKSPTSPVSTKLSPSSATKEGRSCSSSQSPNNSQSFSSEHVKTGTSSVCKIYNSSSHSKNSSNGFHASTNTGAQKEVGKSGSTRQTSERTSDVSHLDNGNSPRLIVRLPNSVRSPTRNVNVESFEDSSTISGKGYLPVPPEKPTHVKSESLQANSVPKDGLVSHNEQPVNNDGHEERTNEASFGSGSSSGVIPEPGKLYEASYSSINALVESCVKFSEASVSPPVVDDVGMNLLASVAAGEMSRSDEDDVSVANGQSVDSLSTKGESQQPVSRVGTRVSGDSSCELKTDEDNTLSNLPTADNDNVMALEVEPSCLMEDTSCCKETKNIVVQSDADGIRAKVETHNNDDSASWSSSDMRQDEKRLVLKRSSSNNLATNSHCNADIAPKSEDANNNEHFEVNIEKYDKAPASATQELRSTKKSTDMADVNGVEMAVKLDFDLNDEVLPSDDGIQGEVDRSSIPSPSPFSSSNSPVTENRSTLITVAAAAKGPFYPSENLLRGKAELGWKGSAATSAFRPAEPRKPDFPVPDNRTSKPARPLLDFDLNVGVDDDSSQNVTPSTCLDPVNRPFSGGRLDLDLNACEDSADVSGRPSMSLLSGRPNSSRDFDLNNGPGAEDVGGESVSVSFSKNSRQFMSSGPNVRMNNNNMDIGNFSTWFSPNNTYPAITIPSVLPGRGEQSYTSQRILTPVTASTSHNPAVAFQPTVPFQHSAFPFETNFPMPSVSNVYSSVSTGYVDTSSSGRPVCFSTIPPQPQLVGPNGVVSMPYRPYFMSLPGGSNLGADGRKWASNGLDLNAGLGGGGGTDDKLSSVSRQIPLVGSQAMADEQLKMLQQMAAGSKRKDPDSGWDGDRLSYKHPSWQ
- the LOC139856845 gene encoding uncharacterized protein isoform X2, whose translation is MYGRLEGELWFNRWHMWPVPSSSTPSVAAPQNSFISIDTNSFSKDGRKINVGDCALFKPLNSSLPFVGKIRKLIVEKESSPSLSVNWLYRPADVKLKEGALLEAAPNEIFYSFHEDEIPAASLLHPCKVTFFRKGFELPSGTFSFVCRRVYDIEGECLWWLTDRDYINERQEEVNQLLDKTHIDMYGASLTGGRSPKPVNGPNGTAQLKHSSDNLQNSSSSITSNAKSKKREHGIYNLDSVKRECLSKVEDADSGQHRPENTIKTEIARITDKAGLIDTGGVEKLIQLMRPDNAEKKLDLASRTMLVDVISITDRFDCLGTFVQLKGLSVLDEWLQEIHKGKIGNGNGISKGNDKSVEDFLFSLLRALEKLPVNLHALQTCNVGKSVNHLRSHKNSEIQNKARSLVSTWKRRVEAEMNIIETKSGTSRGGSWSNKSTTEVSPLGSRRAVSNSDVGPTLKSQQLKHNNSSEAVTKSPTSPVSTKLSPSSATKEGRSCSSSQSPNNSQSFSSEHVKTGTSSVCKIYNSSSHSKNSSNGFHASTNTGAQKEVGKSGSTRQTSERTSDVSHLDNGNSPRLIVRLPNSVRSPTRNVNVESFEDSSTISGKGYLPVPPEKPTHVKSESLQANSVPKDGLVSHNEQPVNNDGHEERTNEASFGSGSSSGVIPEPGKLYEASYSSINALVESCVKFSEASVSPPVVDDVGMNLLASVAAGEMSRSDEDDVSVANGQSVDSLSTKGESQQPVSRVGTRVSGDSSCELKTDEDNTLSNLPTADNDNVMALEVEPSCLMEDTSCCKETKNIVVQSDADGIRAKVETHNNDDSASWSSSDMRQDEKRLVLKRSSSNNLATNSHCNADIAPKSEDANNNEHFEVNIEKYDKAPASATQELRSTKKSTDMADVNGVEMAVKLDFDLNDEVLPSDDGIQGEVDRSSIPSPSPFSSSNSPVTENRSTLITVAAAAKGPFYPSENLLRGKAELGWKGSAATSAFRPAEPRKPDFPVPDNRTSKPARPLLDFDLNVGVDDDSSQNVTPSTCLDPVNRPFSGGRLDLDLNACEDSADVSGRPSMSLLSGRPNSSRDFDLNNGPGAEDVGGESVSVSFSKNSRQFMSSGPNVRMNNNNMDIGNFSTWFSPNNTYPAITIPSVLPGRGEQSYTSQRILTPVTASTSHNPAVAFQPTVPFQHSAFPFETNFPMPSVSNVYSSVSTGYVDTSSSGRPVCFSTIPPQPQLVGPNGVVSMPYRPYFMSLPGGSNLGADGRKWASNGLDLNAGLGGGGGTDDKLSSVSRQIPLVGSQAMADEQLKMLQQMAAGSKRKDPDSGWDGDRLSYKHPSWQ